attttataataattaataacattggattgtacaaaattataataattttatatttaaaatatgaatataatattaaaacagaaCCATTACCTCATGagttcttcttcttctttaaatttttacgtaaattatataatataaactaataatgaaaataaaatacatagtacctacttggttgataaatgaaatataattctaGTTAAAAAATTTGCCGCATTAACGTACTAAACATTGGCCAAATGGCCCCCAAAGGGGCGGCCGTTGTACACCGCGGCAAATATGATGGTTCAGAGAGGAGGGGACCCGCGTATGTCGTCATCGTAGTCGTCGTGATCgaaattatagaataatttgAGCAAGCACCCAGTTCTTTTTCTCGCGGGATGACGTCATAAATGGGCGGCCATGTAATATTAATTGCTCCACGTGGAGCCGTTATTGACCTTGCgttattgtgtgtataataaaaataaatatacactatGATTCTCAGAATGGTATTTCAACTGACAGTATTCTACTTAATTATAAAGAATTGCATCGGTAATGGACAGTATAAACGCATATAAAAGAGCGTAATGTTCAATGCATTGTCAGTACACAGTTGACATACTATACAGACCTACCCAGGCTGACTGTAAGTATGTTTGACGGAGACGTTTCCGAATGTTCGGAAATGGCATCGGAGTCTACATGCAAGAGGAGGAAAGCGGAGAAAACTGTGGCACCGACGAAGAAGGGCAAGACGATGTCGATAGCGTTTGTCAAAGTTCCTTTGTTACAGATGAGGATGGCTATGGAGAAAGAAATGTTGAGTGTGGACAATCTGGATCACGTTACTCAGATTTTGACGGATTTCAAACTGAAGGTGGGTCCCCAATTTCACATTTCAGTTTGGGTAATTTTGATCGCTCTATGGCACCCGGACCATTTTGCGACATTGATGAACCCCAAGAAATGGACGATTACGAACCTGGCCCGCGACGAGCAATTGGAGGAATGCAATATGGAGGATATTCCTATGAGGGAGAGAATCAAGGCCATGTTGCTCGTGGCTCGCCAATTTATGAGCACATGCTTAGAAGAATTGTCGATCGAATTTGTGACATCGATTTTCGAGGGAATGATCGATACATCAGCGACGTTATTGTCCCCTGTGGACCTAACGGAGTTGATGAAGTTACTaaagaattacaaaatatgttgcgACAGTTCCCTCCAAAGCTCCCAGTCATCGTCACTGCCCATGGCGACCATGTCCATTGCGTCCACGTCTGCCGACAGTCAAACTCGGCTTGTCGGTGTATATGGTTGCAACGATCCGTCCTCTATCGCCAACATGGACGACGACGCCTTCGAAGACGCGTTTGGGCGATACGCCTCACGTCGTCGGACTGGGAAAGCATCGTGCGATATTTTTCTACAGACGGCCGGGAACCCCAACAAATTGACGGCGTCGGTTCCTATGGAGGATTACGTGATGGACGCAATTTTATACAAGTATGTGGTGAAAAGTTATTTGCAATATGTTCGTAATTCGTATCTTAAAGAAGTGTTCATGTCGAccatggtaaaaaaatatgggTCGTCGTATCGCTTTAATGCcactcatttaaaaaaatataaatttcgaaCCACAGAAGTTGACATTTTGTATAACAGACATTTGCCTAGTGTACGAAATTACGAGAATAAACTGCAaatgtttcaaaacaataaaaactattacgAACCGTTTGAAGCAACTCcgttttatattcatttaaatgaaCTCGTTTATAGTATGtcggataaattaaaaatacacaaagGTACTAGCAAAATACTCGCGCCTAAACAATGTCAATTTTGTTTATACCAACACTATAGGGAAAATACACGTCATAATAGAAAATTGGTGAAATTATGCTATCCATTATTAAACCAAGCTACTTATGACCATATATTCGACCACATGTACGATCCTAATTATATGGATAATATTGACTTTTCGTAAATTTAGGAAGTCAGATCTCGAAGGACTCAGGGACACGAAGGAAATGTGGAAATATGCGTCAATGAAATGCCGAACGACGTTCCCAGAGAACTCTGTGCATTTGCAGAATATCAAGACGGCAATGCGAACCACTCTCTCGTTGATGAAGAATTCGGATACGATGAGGGAAGTTCCAGTATTAAATCAGTATGCGTCTATCCAACGTCGCTAAAAAATTTGTTGTACCAGTATCCTTGTTGTCCACCCGACGCGTTCACGAACATCAaagaattttatttgaataataaattaaatattatattagaagaagacaaaaaatgtaaagtagCTCTTAGGAATTGGTGCGCTATTATACGGAGCTGGAGTATTAATGAATTcgttaaatactataataaacctAATGTAAAACCGTATTTTAACGCGTACACTAGAGGGCCTGTAACAGTTTATTACGATATCGATAAATCCGTTTCAATAGCTTCGGAGTTATTGATGTATCAATTTGAAAACAACGAGGGTCTTGTTTGTCGATTTTTGCAAACTCTAGTcaatatattagataaaaaaattccgaaaagaAATAGCATGCTAATACATTCTCGATTCTCCTCCCAGCGCgggcaaaaattattttttcgatgcCGTAGCCGCCTTTTTTTTGAATTACGGTATGTTCGGAACTGCCAACAAAACgaataatttcagtttttccGATGGCGCCGGCAAACGTCTCGTTATATGGAACGAACCTAATTACGAGGTGTATCATTTGGAAAAAATGAAAGAGCTACTAGGAGGGGATACCACTAGAGTGCAAGTTAAATACAAAAACGATGTTCCCCTACAAGGCCccccgataatattattaaccaatcactatttatcaataatcaatGACCCGTCGTTCAAAGACCGTTTATCAGTGTACACGTGGATAAGCGCACCTTtcctaaaaatgtacaataaaaaactgtcaccattatttttttatcatttattaaataaatacaatattacatattattgaatcgtgtgttattatttattatcttattcTATTGTTACAAATTGATTGTACATCGACGACAAATCGTCACGGAAAAAGTACTGGCCCTGTGAAGTAGATAAATTGTGATGCATCACACCGTCTTCGAATGGaatatgaattttgtcaaagtgCGTGAATTGGAACGGTGCCCCGAATTCAACAACCATTTCAGTGTTGACCTCAAATACGACTTCAATGTCAGTGAAACTGCTAGGTTTTATTGCTTGACTGGTAGTAGTCAATCTGTGTACCGGATAGACGCCCCACGTGCAACGACGGTTAGTGCGTTAATGCGGtcggatattttttataaattaagatacGCAAATACGTGGATATACACGACTAAAGGCGAAACATTAACTATTGCATGTCGAGAGAATACGGAACCGTATATACAAAAGATAAGAAATCAGGGGTTGATTACCCTCACTCCAGATTGTAGGACATACggaaataatatagtattgaatCCAACGcaatatataaaatctaaatattacgTAAATTTTATTCCACAAATAGGATCGGGAAATTTAGTATTCGCGATCCCTAATAAGATAAAAGATATAAACCTACCTAGGTTAGTAATTAAGGAAGATATCATAAATTAGAACGAATTCACGAAATAGCACATTCGCTTGACGAGGTACAAAACATGATGGATAGTGAAGTAGAAAAACAATCAGGACAGGACATAATAAACGATAAACGCAACTATTTGTTGTATGTAACGATAGGATTATTAGTATTctcattaatgttaatatttgttatatatataacatacaaatGTAAACTAACTTCGTTAAGACAACCTCGTTATGAAATTGTACGAATGGGAAAAAGTAAGTTTTATGCGGAAACCGCAACGAAAGAAGCTAATGGTGATATTCAAGTGGAACAAGAACAAAATAAAGGAAAAAGCGTATTgccacaaataaaataaaatataattaatacataataaaataatataatatgtaagttaaagtattaatataataaaaataaaataataaacgataataCTAGAACAATGATAGACAATCATTATAAGAAtaagtatattgtgtataaaataaaaatatattttgcaatagAAAGGAAATCAAATTCGTAGTCATGAATTTTGAGTTCACCATGAATAACCCCAAGTAACAAACTATCATTTAattatactctattcagaataagaatTCCCACTCGCTTGACGAAAACTCGTTTCGTTCGCGCATGTTTGTTGCCACCAGCTGGCGTTGATGTAGgcagcgccgccgccgccgacattCCGCAGATGTATACGTAGTGAACTATAATATCACATGTGTCTATGCCACAAGTGGTTTATGCGTTCATTCCGCAACTTATCAAAAAACCGCGCACCCACCaatatttactgtttttttttttaatactattttgtaaattatttatccaACATGGCAGATAGTTCTAGTGAGGATAATGCTGAATATGGCCCATCACCAGTCAAAAAGGGAAAAAGTGGAAAAGTGAGtactatatgatataatacataaatctgTTATCATTCtcaatttcaaatacctacgCAGACTttggtaaaatacatttaaaaagtatttggaataaatactcatatacttatgaaaaatagtattcagaacatattatattcaaatacttcataaaaataatattccgaataaagtattttaaatactgcaatataaaatataaaaaatatacacgaccagttaataaatacctactaatataaatcaaatttttaaattgtattaatagttgaatgaatgtaaataaattaataatataaatatatttttagtggtaaagtaattaatattttaggatataaaatacattaaatggaATTgtctgttgttgtttttttaagagAACCTTATACTAAACggcaataataaactattgtgaattgtaatttttgtgatatttcaggaacaaaataagtataaatgaaTTTCTCATCTAAAATCTACCAAGCCGTATCCGCCGACGACAGTTTGCCACCGATATCACGTACAAATTTATTTCACCTTTTGAAAGACTTAGATTTCCGGTATAGTAAAAGAAGTAGAAATAGTGCTATGACCGAAAAAATTGAGATTGTCGTGTGGCGAAGAATGTATTTGGACAACATCAAAAAATACCGGGAAGAGGGTCGACATATTTTTTTCCTCGACGAAACATGGGTGAATGCTAGCGACTGTACTTCGAAAACGTGGGTCGACGGAACAATTAAATCTCACCGGGACGCATTCCTAAAAGGTTTATCGACAGCTGCTGTCAATCCTTCGGGCAAAGGGAAACGGCTCATTGTACTCGACATCGGCTCAGAAGACGGTTTTCTACCCAGGGGTTTGCTATGTTtcgaatctaaaaaaaatacacgtgACTACCATGATGAAATGAATGGGGACACATTTCGTGAGTGGATGGAGGGCATTCTACCTCACCTAAAACCAAACTCCGTTATTGTCATGGACAACGCTTCCTACCATTCAGTTAAACTCGACAAAGCCCCAACATCAAATACAAAAAAGGCGGATATAATAAAGTGGTTAGAGGATAAGGGAGAAGTCGTAGACCGGTCTATGGTTATCCCTCAACTATTGCACATTGTAAAACGATTGAAGCCACTACATACTAAGTATGTTATTGACGAGCTTGTTAAAGCTAATAATCATACAGTGTTACGACTCCCGCCATACCACTGCGAGCTTAACCCCATTGAGCTCGCTTGGTCATCGGTGAAGAACCACGTCCGGATGAATAATACTACTTACAAGCTTCCGGACGTCAAAAATTTACTAACAGAGGGCATCAATCGAGTTGACGCAGAAATGTGGAAAAATTTCATAAGCCACACCAAAAAGGAGGAGGACAAGTTCTATgaagttgataatattatagacgagGTCTTGTCATCGGAAAAAACGGATTTGTTGATGACCATTACGGGGAACACGTCATCATCTGAAACGGATTCAGATTCTgattaaaaacgtaaaatgtaacttaatttttgtaaataattgtttaaaaaatatcagtaaatttttgtaaatatgaatttgtatttatttattaattttaatttcctatTTAAATTACATGTGTTGGTATATttggtttgataataattttatgctaCTTAGGCATTGTGTTAGGTCTTAACAATAAAGTAAAAGTACAAGAAACAtggcaaagaaaaaaaatatacattataacataataataagtaataattattacgattttgtaaattgttattattattaactgtatgCACGGCGGCGGCTGTCGATAGCGACGGGTGACGGCAGCGGTCGACAACTGGCGACCAATCACAGCGCGGCCGACACTCGCCATGGGGGTCTGACGGCTGTCGGCGGCTCAGTTGCATGCGCAAAAGTGGGAattcttattctgaatagagtatagtgttaacccaatatttatttataaacataaaaaaatataattattgaataaacattatttattaattaagaatacatttttaaataattaatactattaagtaaatattgaatgaaccaaaattatttatttaattaatattgttaactaatatttagtcaatatttttttaccaataattaatcaatgtttttaattgatatttaatcaatattgacttatatttacCTAACACTATTGTGATATACTGcagctatatattaatattatattttgatttattcatattactcaaccattttatttagtttttaaaattatggttCAGACGTTCTGTGATCAATTGTTCCGCTTAAATTGTCTTGACCACAATGATCCTCGTAAAAATAGCAATAGttacttttttaataagcaaaatataagtatactaaTAATGTATGAAAGTAAAAACATTCACACACGCTTTCATACCTAtacaaaaccaaataaaaaaaacattacaattgataaaaacaaaatttatttgtttttagaagttagagatattaatattaaatatttatttatattatataatataaagtataatataaagaatcTTATGAGTCTTAACTCTTACATCATTTTCTTAGACTGCGAAAAATacgttaaaaaagaaaatttatttagttttagaaaaaaaagtgttacatattaatcataaattaattacattttaagagTTTTTGAACGTTTATCTGCGAAGGGTGCTTGagccaaatatatttttaacggtTCTTCAATTTCATGGTCACTTGCTCTTTTGaattttacttgtttttttatggattctaaaaagataaaaaaaagtcatataattgatatatttataatacattttaagcttTTGGATAGGTGTTTAAATATTCCCAATTAATTGTGGTTACATTACAGATAATTgcacataataacataataagcaGTTATCggtttacaaaaatattctgCTCAACTTATgattattagaatttagaagtaaTTTTGAGCCTTGACCCTATAGAATCttgatatataggtatttaaataataatattttaatttaatataaattggtgGCTGACACCAATCTAATcttatttattcatacatagCTACACAAAAAAggaacaaaataactaaatgatAATTACAACCTaaccaatataattaaaattcttgAAAGAATTAAGTATCAAGCTTGCAAGTAGGGCTCCCCAAATGGGCGGAGGGGGCGGAGAGTTTGGACC
This genomic window from Metopolophium dirhodum isolate CAU chromosome 1, ASM1992520v1, whole genome shotgun sequence contains:
- the LOC132933869 gene encoding uncharacterized protein LOC132933869 → MFDGDVSECSEMASESTCKRRKAEKTVAPTKKGKTMSIAFVKVPLLQMRMAMEKEMLSVDNLDHVTQILTDFKLKVGPQFHISVWVILIALWHPDHFATLMNPKKWTITNLARDEQLEECNMEDIPMRERIKAMLLVARQFMSTCLEELSIEFVTSIFEGMIDTSATLLSPVDLTELMKLLKNYKICCDSSLQSSQSSSLPMATMSIASTSADSQTRLVGVYGCNDPSSIANMDDDAFEDAFGRYASRRRTGKASCDIFLQTAGNPNKLTASVPMEDYVMDAILYKKSDLEGLRDTKEMWKYASMKCRTTFPENSVHLQNIKTAMRTTLSLMKNSDTMREVPVLNQYASIQRR
- the LOC132932868 gene encoding uncharacterized protein LOC132932868, with product MNFSSKIYQAVSADDSLPPISRTNLFHLLKDLDFRYSKRSRNSAMTEKIEIVVWRRMYLDNIKKYREEGRHIFFLDETWVNASDCTSKTWVDGTIKSHRDAFLKGLSTAAVNPSGKGKRLIVLDIGSEDGFLPRGLLCFESKKNTRDYHDEMNGDTFREWMEGILPHLKPNSVIVMDNASYHSVKLDKAPTSNTKKADIIKWLEDKGEVVDRSMVIPQLLHIVKRLKPLHTKYVIDELVKANNHTVLRLPPYHCELNPIELAWSSVKNHVRMNNTTYKLPDVKNLLTEGINRVDAEMWKNFISHTKKEEDKFYEVDNIIDEVLSSEKTDLLMTITGNTSSSETDSDSD